In Carya illinoinensis cultivar Pawnee chromosome 9, C.illinoinensisPawnee_v1, whole genome shotgun sequence, the following are encoded in one genomic region:
- the LOC122274973 gene encoding thioredoxin-like 3-1, chloroplastic isoform X1, which translates to MSVLAANSHILYREVYHRDQQQQFLSSSGSFSYPQRSSGHWVDRRNRDCKNILRRDIRVDAFWSDLSRPTTVEMEPINDCDHLDQILLHAKQLSQPILIDWMAAWCRKCIYLKPKLEKLAAEYDTKITFYYVDVNKVPQALVKRGNISKMPTLQLWKDGEMKEEVIGGHKAWLVVDEVREMIQKYV; encoded by the exons ATGTCTGTATTAGCAGCGAATTCTCATATTTTGTACAGGGAAGTCTACCACCGAGACCAACAACAGCAATTCTTATCAAGCAGTGGGAGCTTTTCGTATCCACAAAGAAGTTCCGGGCATTGGGTCGATCGTAGAAACAGAGATTGCAAGAATATATTGAGGAGAGACATACGAGTGGACGCTTTTTGGTCAGATTTGTCAAGACCCACTACGGTCGAGATGGAACCCATCAATGATTGTGATCATCTCGATCAGATTCTACTCCATGCAAAACAGCTATCTCAACCCATTCTCATCGACTG GATGGCTGCTTGGTGCCGCAAATGCATATACTTGAAGCCTAAATTGGAGAAACTGGCTGCTGAGTATGACACCAA GATCACATTTTATTACGTCGATGTCAATAAAGTACCTCAAGCTCTAGTGAAGCGTGGAAACATCTCT AAGATGCCAACACTTCAG CTATGGAAAGATGGAGAGATGAAAGAAGAAGTAATCGGAGGGCATAAGGCCTGGCTTGTGGTTGATGAAGTGAGAGAAATGATCCAAAAGTACGTCTAA
- the LOC122274973 gene encoding thioredoxin-like 3-1, chloroplastic isoform X2: MSVLAANSHILYREVYHRDQQQQFLSSSGSFSYPQRSSGHWVDRRNRDCKNILRRDIRVDAFWSDLSRPTTVEMEPINDCDHLDQILLHAKQLSQPILIDWMAAWCRKCIYLKPKLEKLAAEYDTKITFYYVDVNKVPQALVKRGNISMPTLQLWKDGEMKEEVIGGHKAWLVVDEVREMIQKYV; encoded by the exons ATGTCTGTATTAGCAGCGAATTCTCATATTTTGTACAGGGAAGTCTACCACCGAGACCAACAACAGCAATTCTTATCAAGCAGTGGGAGCTTTTCGTATCCACAAAGAAGTTCCGGGCATTGGGTCGATCGTAGAAACAGAGATTGCAAGAATATATTGAGGAGAGACATACGAGTGGACGCTTTTTGGTCAGATTTGTCAAGACCCACTACGGTCGAGATGGAACCCATCAATGATTGTGATCATCTCGATCAGATTCTACTCCATGCAAAACAGCTATCTCAACCCATTCTCATCGACTG GATGGCTGCTTGGTGCCGCAAATGCATATACTTGAAGCCTAAATTGGAGAAACTGGCTGCTGAGTATGACACCAA GATCACATTTTATTACGTCGATGTCAATAAAGTACCTCAAGCTCTAGTGAAGCGTGGAAACATCTCT ATGCCAACACTTCAG CTATGGAAAGATGGAGAGATGAAAGAAGAAGTAATCGGAGGGCATAAGGCCTGGCTTGTGGTTGATGAAGTGAGAGAAATGATCCAAAAGTACGTCTAA